The following coding sequences lie in one Periophthalmus magnuspinnatus isolate fPerMag1 chromosome 24, fPerMag1.2.pri, whole genome shotgun sequence genomic window:
- the msraa gene encoding mitochondrial peptide methionine sulfoxide reductase, giving the protein MVSSSPRLRLLWRHFVNARMGDMSSKGQMPTPETALPGRTDSPIKVSAKHDVNGNRTVPPFPEGTETAIFGMGCFWGVERKFWRQEGVYSTQVGYAGGYTPHPTYREVCTGKTGHAEVVRVVFYPEKISFAGLLKVFWESHDPTQGMRQGNDFGTAYRSVIYTSSPQQTQDALSSRDQYQKVLTEEGYGPITTEIAEGKMFYYAEDYHQQYLSKSPDGYCGLRGTGVSCPIGLGKS; this is encoded by the exons ATGGTGTCCTCCTCCCCGCGGCTCAGGCTACTCTGGCGGCACTTTGTCAACGCTCGAATGGGAGACATGAGCTCTAAGGGTCAGATGCCCACCCCGGAGACCGCGCTGCCCGGGCGGACCGACAGCCCCATAAAAGTCTCCG CCAAACATGATGTAAACGGCAACAGGACAGTTCCTCCATTTCCTGAAGGCACAGAGACTGCCATCTTTG GCATGGGCTGTTTCTGGGGGGTAGAGCGTAAATTCTGGAGACAGGAGGGAGTGTACTCGACTCAGGTGGGCTACGCTGGAGGATACACGCCCCACCCAACCTACAGAGAAGTCTGCACAG GCAAGACGGGTCATGCAGAGGTGGTGCGTGTTGTCTTTTACCCTGAGAAAATCAGCTTCGCTGGACTCCTCAAAGTGTTCTGGGAGAGCCACGACCCCACGCAGG GGATGCGTCAAGGGAACGACTTTGGCACAGCGTATCGCTCTGTGATCTacacctcctctcctcagcAAACACAGGACGCTCTGAGCTCCAGGGACCAGTACCAGAAG GTGCTGACGGAGGAGGGATACGGCCCCATCACGACAGAGATTGCAGAGGGAAAGATGTTTTACTACGCCGAGGACTACCATCAGCAGTACCTGAGCAAAAGCCCAGATGGGTACTGCGGACTGAGGGGTACCGGGGTATCCTGCCCCATAGGACTCGGCaaaagctaa